A stretch of DNA from Thermoanaerobaculia bacterium:
CCGCGACGTCCCGAGGCATACCGGGGCGCATGTCGCAGGGCGGCGCGGCGGCACGCGCCCGTCCGGCTCGATGTATCGGAGGCTGGCCTCTACGAGGAGATCTTCGAGAGGCGCTGCAGGAACCGCGCCGGCGGCTCGAAGCCGACGAGCCGCGATCCGGGGATCTCGCGGCCGCTCGCGTCCAGGAAGATCACGGTCGGCATCCCCTGGACGTTGAACTTCGTCGAGAGCGCGATCGCCTCCGGCGAGTCCTGCCGGGTCATGTCGGCCTTGAAGAGCGCCGTCCCGGACAGCGCCCGGCGAACCCGCGGGTCCGCGAAGGTCTCGTCCTCGAGCTCGTGGCACGGCGCGCACCAGTCGGCGGAGAAGTCGATCATCACCGGACGCGCCGCGCCGGCGACCCGCGCCGCGTCGTACGGGGCGAAGGGAAGCGGCTGCCCGCCCTGGGGCCGCGCGAACCAGCCGGCGGCGCCGAGGAAGACGATCGCCGCTCCGCTCACCGCCGCGCGCGCCATCGGCGGCGCCTGGGACCGGAGCGCGGCGAACAAGAGGTACAGGGCGCCCACGACGAGCACGGCCGGCACGATCCATCGCCGGGCGGGCTCCGGGACGAGGAACTTGCCGAAGTACGCGGCCATCGCGAGCAGCACGAACCCGAATACCTTCTTGACCTCGACCATCCACGCGCCCGCGCGCGGAAGCTTGGTGATCGCTCCGGAGAACGACGCGAGGAAGAGGTACGGGAGACCGAGACCGATCGAGAGGACGAAGAACATCAGGAAGCCGAGAACCGGGTCGCGCCGCGCCGCGACGAACGTGAGCAGGCCGAGGACGAACGGCCCCAGACACGGCGCCGCGACCACGCCGACGAGGAGGCCCATCCCGAACGCGCCCCCGAAACCCGTTTTCGCGCCGGCGCGGTCCATCACGAACCGCGGCGGGTTGATGTCGTAGAGGCCGAACATCGACAGCGAGAGCGCGACGAGCACCGCGGCGATCCCGCCGAGCACCCAGGGCGACTGGAGCGCGGACCCGAAGAGCTTTCCCGAGAGGGCGGCGACGACGCCGAGCGTCGAGTACGTGAACGCCATCCCGAGCACGTACGCGGCCGCGAGTCCGACCGGCCTTCCGGTCTTCCCGCGCGACTGGCCGCCGAAAAAACCGATCGTGATCGGGATGATCGGATAGACGCACGGCGTCAGATTGAGCGCCAGGCCGCCGAGGAAGAGGACGAGGAAACCGACCAGCCACCCTCGCTGCGAGAGCATCGCGCCGAAGTCGCCGGACGGGGCGGCCCCGGCTCCCGCTCCCGCCGGCGTGCCGGCGGAGAAGGACGCGGCGCCGGCAGCCGTTGCCGAGACGGTCACCGACGCGCGGAACGGAACGCTCGCCGGGGCGAGGCACTGCTGGTCGTTGCAGGGCTGGAACGAGAGCACGCCCTCGACGACGTGGGCTCCGGCCGCCGCGTTCTTCGGCGCGGTTCCCGTCGCGGTGATCGAGAACTTGCCCGCGTACACGGCCAGGGGCTTTTCCGAGAAGGAGAACTTGACGGTCCGCGCGGGAGGATACGAGAACGCGGAAAACGTCAGGCCGGCGGGGGCCGTGATCTTCGCCTCGGTCGGAATCAGGTAGTCCTCCGAGGGCTCGTGCGCGTTGACGTGCCACCCGGGCGCGAGCGCGCCCTCGATCGTCAAAGTGAACGACCCGCCGGGCAGGACGGACGACGGCGCCGCGGCGGCCGCCGCCGTCATGAGCGAAGCGGAGCGCTGCGCGGCCGCGAGAGCGGGAAGGAAGAGGAGGAGCGCCGCGAGCACCTTCTTCATGGCCGGGCCGGCTCGCCCGCGGGGATCGAGGTCAGCATCCGTTCGGCGTTCCCGCGGAGCGGGCTCTCCGGATGGTCGCGGAGGAAGGCGACGATCGTGCGCCGGGCCTCTTC
This window harbors:
- a CDS encoding cytochrome c biogenesis protein CcdA — encoded protein: MKKVLAALLLFLPALAAAQRSASLMTAAAAAAPSSVLPGGSFTLTIEGALAPGWHVNAHEPSEDYLIPTEAKITAPAGLTFSAFSYPPARTVKFSFSEKPLAVYAGKFSITATGTAPKNAAAGAHVVEGVLSFQPCNDQQCLAPASVPFRASVTVSATAAGAASFSAGTPAGAGAGAAPSGDFGAMLSQRGWLVGFLVLFLGGLALNLTPCVYPIIPITIGFFGGQSRGKTGRPVGLAAAYVLGMAFTYSTLGVVAALSGKLFGSALQSPWVLGGIAAVLVALSLSMFGLYDINPPRFVMDRAGAKTGFGGAFGMGLLVGVVAAPCLGPFVLGLLTFVAARRDPVLGFLMFFVLSIGLGLPYLFLASFSGAITKLPRAGAWMVEVKKVFGFVLLAMAAYFGKFLVPEPARRWIVPAVLVVGALYLLFAALRSQAPPMARAAVSGAAIVFLGAAGWFARPQGGQPLPFAPYDAARVAGAARPVMIDFSADWCAPCHELEDETFADPRVRRALSGTALFKADMTRQDSPEAIALSTKFNVQGMPTVIFLDASGREIPGSRLVGFEPPARFLQRLSKISS